A single window of Solanum dulcamara chromosome 5, daSolDulc1.2, whole genome shotgun sequence DNA harbors:
- the LOC129890522 gene encoding uncharacterized mitochondrial protein AtMg00860-like — translation MADRVHHYVMGMDRHLIDSCMAMASHPDTQKVEAVKACLRPTTPTEVRSFLGLTGYYRRFVEKFASILAPLTRLTQKATKFLWTDTCERSFQLLKEKLTTTPVLTLPEEAEGYVIYWKANVVADSLTHKSMASLAYVQPEWKKIVRDICQLASLGVRLADSDDGGVSV, via the exons ATGGCTGACAGGGTGCATCATTATGTGATGGGAATGGATCGTCACttgattgatagttgtatggccatggcttctcatcCAG ATACACAAAAAGTTGAAGCCGTAAAGGCTTGTCTTAGACCTACTACACCTACCGAAGTACGTAGTTTTCTAGGGCTAAcaggatactataggagatttgtagaGAAGTTTGCTTCTATTTTagcgcctttaacaaggctaactcagaaggcgACTAAGTTCCTGTGGACCGATACTTGTGAACGAAGCTTCCAGTTGctgaaagagaagttgactacgaccccagttctaactcttcctgaaGAAGCAGAAggatatgttatttatt ggaaagcaaatgttgtagcagATTCACTCACCCATAAATCAATGGCTAGCTTAGCATATGTACAACCAGAATGGAAAAAGATAGTCCGCGATATTTGCCAGTTAGCTAGCCTTGGAGTCCGTTTGGCTGATTCGgatgatggtggagtttctgtTTGA